In a genomic window of Infirmifilum sp. NZ:
- a CDS encoding sugar phosphate isomerase/epimerase family protein, which produces MLAVSVKKGRNAHLVPFPWKISIVAFMANPPLMKSDVQAAVETITVLAKDPFFDVIEVNLMSDEAWETVAPILQSSGVDVAVGLQPMTTAQGLNPSSVNEDERRKAVEALSQAIKIAAARGVKKVGFSSGADPGPENREAAKDSLVKSLKELASLGSRLGVSLILETFDREWDKRQLIGPIDEAVEVVREVRQEYSNIGLLWDLSHAPMLNEKPAALFRAKDYLSHIHIGCSKKLPDGRMVDWHPGFYRPGAVNGVEDVEELLRVLAEIGYSGAVGFEVKPEEGQHWREVVEAAKGVLYTAFARVVERE; this is translated from the coding sequence ATGCTTGCCGTTTCAGTTAAAAAGGGGAGGAACGCCCACTTGGTCCCCTTCCCGTGGAAGATCAGCATCGTCGCATTCATGGCGAACCCTCCTCTAATGAAAAGCGACGTTCAGGCGGCTGTCGAAACAATAACGGTTCTAGCCAAAGACCCCTTCTTCGATGTCATAGAGGTTAACCTCATGAGCGATGAGGCTTGGGAAACCGTAGCGCCGATTCTCCAAAGCAGTGGAGTGGACGTCGCTGTTGGGCTTCAGCCGATGACTACAGCTCAAGGCCTGAACCCCTCATCTGTTAATGAGGACGAGAGAAGGAAGGCTGTCGAGGCTCTCTCGCAAGCAATAAAGATCGCGGCCGCAAGGGGGGTAAAGAAGGTAGGCTTCTCGAGCGGGGCTGACCCCGGCCCCGAAAACCGGGAGGCGGCAAAGGACTCGCTCGTCAAAAGCCTTAAGGAACTTGCTAGCCTCGGCTCGAGGCTCGGCGTAAGCCTAATCCTAGAGACTTTCGACAGAGAGTGGGATAAGAGGCAGCTGATAGGGCCTATAGATGAAGCGGTTGAAGTTGTCCGAGAAGTCAGGCAGGAGTACAGCAACATCGGGCTACTGTGGGACCTCAGCCACGCGCCCATGCTGAACGAGAAGCCGGCCGCCCTATTCCGCGCGAAAGACTACCTCTCTCACATCCACATCGGGTGCTCTAAGAAGCTACCCGACGGCAGGATGGTCGACTGGCACCCAGGCTTCTACAGGCCAGGGGCTGTCAACGGGGTCGAAGACGTTGAAGAGCTGTTGAGGGTTCTCGCTGAAATCGGGTACAGCGGAGCCGTCGGCTTCGAGGTTAAACCCGAGGAGGGTCAGCACTGGAGGGAGGTGGTTGAGGCCGCGAAAGGTGTGCTCTACACGGCTTTCGCTCGGGTGGTGGAGCGTGAGTAA
- a CDS encoding cyclophilin-like fold protein, translating to MSKLKIIFPESIGVVEVELTGRNPKTAEAIIKAAPFESRVNLWGQEIYFSTPVRVGQEVGSEIVERGDVAYWPPGNAICLFFGPTPVSKPGEIRPASPVNVFGRVVGDPDRLKAVKSGEKVRVEWEP from the coding sequence GTGAGTAAGCTAAAGATAATCTTCCCCGAAAGCATAGGGGTAGTTGAGGTGGAGCTGACCGGGCGGAACCCCAAGACCGCAGAGGCTATCATCAAGGCTGCGCCCTTCGAGAGCAGGGTTAACCTTTGGGGGCAGGAAATCTACTTCTCCACACCCGTTAGGGTGGGCCAGGAGGTAGGCTCGGAGATCGTCGAGAGAGGCGACGTTGCCTACTGGCCTCCCGGAAACGCTATTTGCCTCTTCTTCGGGCCAACTCCCGTGAGTAAGCCGGGTGAGATCAGGCCCGCGAGCCCAGTCAACGTATTTGGGAGGGTTGTGGGCGATCCAGACCGCCTGAAGGCTGTGAAGAGCGGCGAGAAAGTGAGAGTTGAGTGGGAGCCTTGA
- a CDS encoding class I fructose-bisphosphate aldolase has translation MSSGKKLRLARLFRDGKALIVALDHGRRHGPIKGIEDMRATLRMVLEGSPDAVMMTPALIEKYWEMLPGTFIVARIDGTGTVRSLDETDDRLISSVERAVRLGADAVSIMVYPGSRNESALWEKLATVVEQAELLGVPVMAEVVPKQPGFPSVDSDVVAYGARIAAELGADIVKTIYTENFSEVVRKTPVPVVVLGASKAPLLEVLRRVENAVRAGAAGAAIGRNIFQHSSPGLVVKALMSVIHRGAPASEVMEELGLKEDPVM, from the coding sequence TTGAGCTCCGGGAAGAAGCTGAGGCTAGCGAGGCTCTTCAGAGACGGCAAAGCCCTTATTGTTGCACTGGACCACGGGAGGAGGCACGGGCCCATAAAAGGAATTGAGGACATGCGGGCAACGCTTAGGATGGTTCTCGAGGGCTCGCCAGACGCGGTTATGATGACCCCCGCGCTGATAGAGAAGTACTGGGAGATGCTTCCTGGCACCTTCATCGTGGCCAGGATCGATGGCACAGGAACAGTCAGGAGCCTCGACGAGACCGACGACAGGCTCATCTCAAGCGTGGAACGCGCGGTAAGGCTTGGGGCTGACGCCGTGAGCATCATGGTGTATCCAGGCTCCCGTAACGAGTCGGCCCTATGGGAGAAGCTGGCAACCGTGGTCGAGCAGGCCGAGTTACTAGGAGTACCTGTTATGGCTGAGGTCGTGCCTAAGCAGCCGGGCTTCCCTAGCGTGGACAGTGACGTCGTAGCCTACGGCGCGAGGATCGCGGCCGAGCTGGGAGCCGACATAGTCAAAACAATCTACACTGAAAACTTCTCCGAGGTCGTCCGCAAAACCCCAGTCCCCGTCGTTGTTCTGGGCGCGTCGAAGGCACCCCTCCTCGAGGTTTTGAGGAGAGTGGAGAACGCGGTTAGGGCCGGCGCCGCAGGAGCCGCCATTGGGAGGAATATATTCCAGCACAGCTCTCCTGGCCTCGTCGTGAAAGCGCTTATGAGCGTAATCCACAGAGGTGCTCCGGCCAGCGAGGTTATGGAGGAACTAGGGTTAAAGGAGGACCCGGTTATGTAA